In a single window of the Streptomyces sp. 846.5 genome:
- a CDS encoding PHP domain-containing protein, producing MEPREALERIAFLLEREQAPTYPVQAFRHAAQLVSGMSQLEVLQRAVSGRLTELEGIGPTTARVIAEAAAGRTPDYLADLEQRSSAALTDSGLELRAALRGDCHLHSDWSDGGSPIEAMVRAARGLGHSWAVLTDHSPRLRIARGLSAERLREQLDIVADIDTRSAPFRLLTGIECDILTGGALDQEDDLLERLDVVVASVHSELRMGREAMTRRLLKAVSDPRVDILGHCTGRLVGARSRPESDFDAEAVFAACAERGTAVEINCRPDRLDPPRRLLRQALDAGVLFAIDSDAHAPGQLDWQIYGCARAEEAGVPAERVVNTWTAREVLTWTRTRRVPARTRGA from the coding sequence ATGGAACCGAGGGAAGCCCTGGAACGGATCGCGTTCCTGCTCGAGCGCGAGCAGGCGCCCACCTACCCGGTGCAGGCGTTCCGTCACGCGGCCCAGCTGGTGTCTGGGATGTCCCAGCTGGAGGTGCTGCAGCGGGCTGTGAGCGGGCGGCTCACCGAACTGGAGGGCATCGGTCCGACGACCGCCAGGGTCATCGCCGAGGCCGCGGCAGGACGCACTCCGGACTATCTCGCCGACCTGGAGCAGCGCTCCTCGGCCGCGCTCACCGACAGCGGCCTGGAACTGCGGGCCGCCCTGCGCGGGGACTGCCATCTGCACTCCGACTGGTCGGACGGCGGCAGCCCGATCGAGGCGATGGTCCGGGCGGCGCGCGGACTCGGACACAGCTGGGCGGTGCTCACCGACCACTCGCCGCGGCTGCGGATCGCCCGCGGGCTCAGCGCGGAACGGCTGCGGGAGCAGCTGGACATCGTCGCCGACATCGACACCAGGTCGGCCCCGTTCCGGCTGCTGACCGGCATCGAGTGCGACATCCTCACCGGTGGGGCGCTGGACCAGGAGGACGACCTGCTGGAGCGGCTGGACGTGGTGGTGGCCTCGGTCCACTCCGAGCTGCGGATGGGCCGCGAGGCGATGACCCGGCGGCTGCTCAAAGCCGTGTCGGACCCCCGGGTGGACATCCTGGGCCACTGCACCGGCCGGCTGGTGGGCGCCAGAAGCCGGCCCGAGTCGGACTTCGACGCCGAGGCGGTCTTCGCGGCCTGCGCCGAACGGGGGACGGCGGTCGAGATCAACTGCCGCCCCGACCGGCTGGACCCGCCCCGACGGCTGCTGCGGCAGGCCCTCGACGCCGGAGTGCTCTTCGCGATCGACAGCGACGCCCACGCCCCGGGGCAGCTGGACTGGCAGATCTACGGCTGCGCCCGCGCCGAGGAGGCCGGCGTCCCGGCCGAACGGGTCGTCAACACCTGGACCGCTCGTGAGGTGCTGACCTGGACCCGCACCCGGCGCGTGCCGGCCCGGACCAGGGGGGCCTGA